The Labilibaculum sp. sequence CGCTGTAGTTCTTGATGATGCAATTATTGAAAGCAATGCGATTATTGCTGCTGGTTCCGTTGTAACAAAAGGAACTCATGTAGAATCTGGAAGTGTATATGCGGGTTCTCCGGCAAAAAAAATAAAGGAACTAAGTCCGGAATTATTAGAAGGCGAAATAAATCGTATTGCCAACAGCTATGCGATGTATGCAAGCTGGTACAAAGAAGATGAAGAAAGCATCAAAAAGTAATTCAGCTTAAAACAAAAACAGAGCCTTTCAATTTTATATTGAAAGGCTCTGTTTTGTTATACTAAAGCTCTTGTAACAGTTAATAGCTGATATGCTGAGCCTTTAAAGTAATATTAAGAAATCGACCCGCCTTTTCCTCAAAACTATCTACAAATTCTGTTGTAAAGAATTCACAAATTGAATTTTTACTACATCTCACATCCATTTCCGGATGCCTAAAAAGGTAATCTTTTAAACTTCGGGCAACAATCTCTCCCTGAGAAACCAACTGTATATGATCAGGAAGCATTTTCTGAATCTCTGATTTCATCAAAGGATAATGAGTACAACCTAATATTATCGAATCGATAAGAGGGTCTTTAGCCAATAAACTATCAATGTTCTTTTTGATGAAATACCTGCCTCCAGCCGTTTCAATCTCATTATTTTCAACCAAGGGAACCCACATTGGACAAGCCTCCTGAACAACAACAACATCCGGGAACAATTTAGCAATCTCCATTGGATAAGAATTGGAACGAATTGTGCCTACGGTTCCCATTACACCAATATGTTTGGACTTGGTTATTTTAGAAACCTCTTCAACACTAGGACGAATAACCCCTAAAACCCTTCTGTTGGAATTTATTTTAGGCAAATCGCGTTGCTGTATGGTACGAAGTGCTTTAGCCGAAGCGGTATTACATGCAAGTATAACCAACTCACAGCCCATTGAAAAAAGTTGTTCAACCGCCTCTAAAGTATAGTCATATACAACATCAAATGAACGGGTACCATACGGACTTCTGGCATTATCTCCCAGATAAATAAAATCATATTCAGGTAAGCTCTTAAGCAGTTCATTTAATACGGTTAAACCTCCATATCCTGAATCGAAAACACCAATGGGCTGACTATTTTTTATCATTCTGGTAAAAATAAGAAAAGGTGGTATTAAAAATACCACCTTTTCACAATATCCTGAAAAATATTTACAGTATTCCTAATTTTGTTTTTACCAATGGCATAATATCAACACTGTTATTTGAGTTGAACAAGATAACACCAGTACTAATATCAAAAACATAAATGAATCCATTCTCAGCACCCACAGCCTTTATTGCAGCTGAAGCTTTATCGAAAATTGGCTTTAATAATTCATTTTGCTTTTTTTGAAGTTCTTGCTGAGCAAATCCATCAAATGTCTGCATACGATTTTGCAAATCCTGGATTTCTTTCTCTTTATTTGCTCTAACAGCCTCTGAAAGAGTTTCTCTTTTTTCTACATAAGCATTTACCAAAGTTTGATACTCTTCTCTCATGGCTTTAATTTGAGCATCATACTCTGCTGCCGCAGCTTGAATTTGTTTTTGTGCCTGCTCTTTTTCAGGCATAATCGACAGTAATTTATTCGAGTCGATATGGCCAAATTTTAAGGTTTGCGCAAATGTACTTGAACCTGCAGATAGGATAATGGCTAATAAAGTTACTTTTAAAAAATGTCTCATAATATCACTCAGTTAGTTTTTATTTTAATTTTAATTAGTTCGAATACCTAACTTATACAGCACCTTATCACTTAAATCAAACTTTTGGTTACTGTATATAATTGTTGGCCCGTTAGCACGGTCAATAATCATACCATAAGTTCCGTCTTTTGCAATTTCTTTTATTGCTTCATAAATATCATCCTGAATTGGCTTTATTAATTCCTGACGTTTTTTATAAAGATCTCCGTTTATTCCAAAATACTTTTGTTGGAGCTTTTGAGCAGAAATTTCCATACTAAAAATCTCTTTTTCCCTTTTCTCTCTCATTTCTGAAGATAAGAACACCTCATCAGCCCTAAACTTTGCTTGTAAATCTTTTATTTCAGAAGCTATTTTCTCAATTTCTATTTGCCAATTACTTGAAATCTGATCAAGTTGTTCCTGAGCATTTTTATAATCCGGCATTTTATCGAGAATATATTCTGTATCAACGAATCCGTAACGTTGTTGAGAATACAAATTCCCTATCAATACACATACACATCCAATTATTAATACTAAACGCTTCATTTGATTCTTAATTTAGAATTAAAGTCTAAAATAACTTAAATTATAATAGCGCCAAAGACCAGTTACATAAAATATGTTAAAATTGTTGACCAATTACAAAATGGAATTGACCACCGTTTTGTCCTGTCTGATTCGCTTCATCAAAACCGTATCCATAATCAATTCCTAATAATCCAAACATAGGAAGGAATATTCTAAGGCCAACACCAGCAGAACGCTTCAAATTGAATGGTTGAAAATCTTCAAAATCATACCATGCGTTTCCAGCTTCAGCAAATGCCAAGGCATAAATGGTTGCAGACTGACTTAAAGATAATGGGTACCGAACCTCTGCAGTAAATTTAGAATAAATATTTCCACCCAATCGTCTGCCGGTTGCACTTACGGGAGTTAAAGATCCATTCTCATATCCTCTTAATCCAATGTTGTCACTACCGTACATACTGTATCCGGACATACCATCACCACCAACTTCAAATCCTTCAAAAGGTGATCTTTTATCTTTATTATAATACCCCAAATATCCAAACTCTGTGCCGGTATACAAAACCAATTTATCTGTACTATTCAACAACGAAGAATACATTTTCCCTTTAAATACCCATTTGTGATATTCAATCCATTTGTATCTTTCCTGATCGCTGGTATTGCCACTCCCATAATTTACATTATCGAAAAATGAAAATGGCGGTGTCAATTTAACGCTTAAAGAAAATGAAGAACCTCTTCTGGTATATAACGGATTATCGATAGAACTCCTTGATAGAGTAGTTGTAAAACTGAAATTATTGGATGTTCCGTCAGAGATTAAATAATATTGCCAATCCTTTAATCTATAGTTTTGATAGCTAACTTCATTATACAAAGAGAAATAATTATCAGGCCACTTTAAACGACGTGCCAAACCTACACTTGCTCCAAATACCTTCTGACTTTGATCAGAATTGCCACCCATTCCACCATAACTATAGTTTCTGCTATAAGAACGACTATATCCGGTTTGCTGAGAATAATAAATTGAAGTGCTTAATGAAGTTGGTTTTTTACCACCTAACCAAGGCTCCGTAAATGACATACTATAAGAATTGTAGTATGAACCATTTGTCTGAGCGCGTATACTCAATGTTTGTCCGTCTCCTGTAGGCAGAGGACTCCAGGCTTCTTTATTGAAAATATTTCTGATTGAAAAATTAGAAAACTTCAAACCAACAGTACCAATAATCATTCCAGCTCCCCATCCTCCGGAAAGTTCAATCTGGTCATTCGCTTTTTCCTCTAACTTGTAATTAATATCAACAGTTCCACTTTCTGGGTGAGGTTTTACATCCGGACTTATTGCCTCCGGATCAAAGTGACCTAACTGAGCCAATTCCCGGACACTTCGGATAATATCCGACTTACTAAACAATTCGCCAGGATATGTATACAACTCCCGACGAGCAACATGCTCATGAGTTTTTGTATTTCCAATAATATTTACTCTATCTATAGTTGCCTGCTTTCCTTCAACGATTCTCATCTCTAGATTAATCGAATCCTTTCCAATAACTGTCTCTACTGGATTCACGTTGAAGAACAAATATCCTTTGTCCAGATATTGATTACTAACAGCATCATCATCACTGGTTAATCTTTCATCAAGTAAAGTTTGATTGTAAACATCACCTTTTTTTATCTGCAAAACCCTTTGCAACCAGTAACCTGTATACACTGTGTTACCCACCCAGTCAATATTATTGAAGAAATACTGATTTCCTTCTTTTACTTTCACATGAATATTCACTCTATCCTCAGATACCTGTTCAATACTATCCGATAAAACAAGGGCATCACGATAACCTTTTTCGTTGTACTTCTCGATTAAAGTCAATTTATCTTCATTCCACTTTTCTTCAATATATTTTGAAGATTTCAAGAAATTTCTTAATGTTTTCTCTTTTGAATCCTTGATTGCTTTTTTCACCTTTTTATCGGTAAACGCTGTATTTCCCTCAACAAAAATATTCTTAATCTTAATTTTGTTGTTTCTATCAATATTAACATCAAGTATCACACTATTTTCCTCTGCTGAATCGTCCCTTTGAATAACAGAAACAATCGTATTGTAAAAGCCTTTTTCTTTAAAGTATCCTTCAACTATGGTTTTTGTGTTTGTAACCAGATAATCGGTAACCTGAGTTCCTTTCATCAGCTTTAATCTTTCTTTCAGCTTTGTTGTTTCACTTTTTGATGTTCCATTATAATTTACCAAAGACAATCGAGGGCGTTCCTGAAGTTGAATGTTAAGGTAAATTTTATTCCCTATTTCCTTAGTTGCTGTAATTTGAATGTCTGAGAAGAGACCTTGTTTATACAATTTATTAATTGCATTTGTCACCTTTTCACCAGGAACTTCAATCATAGAACCAACGCGAAGACCTGAAATTTGCACCAAAACATTATTTTCCAAATGTTTTACCCCTGTTACTGTAACGCCACCCAATTCATAACTTTTTGGAGAAGAATAATGAGTTACCGGATTGTAGATTGTATCGGTTTCCTGTGCTAATGCACTAAAACTTAAAAATAGAGTAAAAATGAAAGTTAATCTTTTAATCATTACTTGAATTATAATGGTTAATGCTTATTTATCTTTAATTTGTTCACTAATCTTACCAAACCGACGCTCTCTGTTCTGATAATCAAAAAGTGCTTTATAAAGCTCTTCTTTATTAAAATCAGGCCAGAATAATTCAGTAAAATACAATTCAGAATAAGCTATTTGCCATAAAAGAAAATTGCTGATTCTGCTTTCTCCACTCGTCCTTATCAAAAGTTCCGGATCAGGAATACCTTTTGTTGTAAGTTGATTGGAGAACAAGTCCGAATTAATTTCATCCAGAGATATCTCTCCATTTTGAACCAGACTTGCAATATTTTTAACTGCATTCACAATTTCCCATCTCGAGCTATAACTTAAGGCTAAAACCAAAGTCAAACCAGAATTCCCAGATGTATTGGAAATTGTTCCCTGTAATTTCTCCCTTACTTCAATTGGTAAACTTGCCAAATCGCCAATTGCCTGCAGGCGAACATTGTTCTTCATTAAAGTAGGAGTCTCATTTTCTATTGCTTCAACCAACAAGGACATTAATCCTAAAACCTCATCCTGAGGCCGGTTCCAATTCTCGGTAGAAAATGCATACAGGGTTAAATAAGAAATTCCAAGCTCACCGGCTGCTTCAACAGTTTGCCTTACTGCTTCAACGCCGTTCTGATGACCAACAATACGATGTTCTCCCCGCATTTTTGCCCATCTCCCATTCCCATCCATAATAATGGCAAGATGAGTAGGCAGCTTTTCCTTTACTATTTTATCTTTAAATGACATATTTTATTTTACAAAGCGATCGTATGAATGACATTCTTCATTATCGGGGAACAATTTATAACTTATTATTACTCCAAAAAAAGATGCCCAATCGTTATTGTGTACTAAACTACTTTTATTAAGATCATTTGGATCATCGAGATGATCCAGATCATCGGTAAAACTTTTTCTAAAACTCCATTCCAAAGCGGCCGTCCATCTGCCCGTTAAGTTCGTTTTCACACCAACTCCCATTGGAATTGTGAATGAAGAGCTTGTACTACTTGGAGCAATGTATCCAATCCCTCCGGTAAGGTAGGGAACCAGAGTCTGGCTCTTCGTTTTTTTAGGTGACCAAAAAGACTGAAAATTAAATTCTACCTGTAAGGATAGATCAACTAAATCTGTTTTGAATGATGCACCTCTTGCCTGTTGATATGAATTATTAAAATCCTTATCCTCTGCTTTTAAACCTGAAAACAGCATGCCTGCTCTTAAAGAGTACCTTGAATTAAAATTATATCGGTAAATTCCTCCCAAGGCAACTGAATTTGAATAAAACTGCTTTTGAGGATTAATATCACCCATATAATAGGAGACTCCTCCAAAGAAGCCCAACTCTGCTTTTGTCTGCGAAAAAGCTGAATTTCCAATCGCAAAAAACAGTATTCCTAATATCAGTTTATACATGAAATCAAGTTTGTGTTTTCCTTCTTGCAAATAAACAAAAGTTGATGCTTAAGCTCCTAAAAACGTTGGTTTGAAGAGGGTCTATTCCATCTTAATTTATTCACAAGCTACAAAAGTAACATATAATCTTAAAAAACCTTATCAATGAAAAAAAATAACGCCAACCCGTCGTTAAATTTTGTTAAAACAGAAAACCAAATAAAATTACTCTCTAATTACGTTTATCAGCACCCCACATGAGCTTATTTCTCAAGGTTCCGTAAAAGCTGTGAGTTTTTAGTTTTAAGACCTTAATCCGAAAATCGGCCCTCCTGATTTTAAGCTCGATTGATGATTCAAAAGTACAGGAGCGAGAATCAAGCGAAGCCAAATAACTATCACTTCGTCCTTCAACCCGAAGTGTTATTTCATGATGATTAGGTACAACAATCGGTCGAACGGTAAGATTGTGCGGAGAAATAGGTGAAATAATAAAATTTTGAGTGTTCGGAATTAATATAGGTCCACCAACACTTAACGAATATGCTGTTGATCCGGTTGGTGTCGCGATAATTAAACCATCTGCCCAATAAGAATTTAAATACTCATTATTCAGATAGGTGTGAATGGTAATCATCGAAGCTGAATCTGTTTTATGAACAGTAAATTCGTTTAAAGCATAATTAAATTCTTCAAACAAGCCATTCCGGGATGTTTCCAACCGCAGTAAGTTCCGCTCCTCAAAACTATAGTCTCCGGCTACAATATCGGCTAAAGCCTGAGGTATTTCATCCTGAGCAATATCGGCCATAAAACCTAGCCTACCACTATTAATACCAACCAATGGAATTCCCGAATCACGCACGAATGTCACTGCGTCCAAAAAAGTACCATCGCCGCCAATACTAAAGAAGAAATCCACTTCCTTGTCTAAATCCTTATTGCTATGAAAACAAGTCTGAACAGGAGGTTTAAAATTAATTTCCCTGATTAGAAAATCATAAAAAGGCTCATAAATTATTACTTCTATTTTATGCCTGACAAAAACATCAAACATCATAATAAAGCTTTCGGTAAAGCTTTCGTTAAATGATTTGCCAAAAAGTGCAATTTTCATACTTCACAAATTTGCGTTTTGTTTATTTGCCCGGGCAACAGAATCCTGAAAATTCTAAAACCTTTTTAAATCTACACATACTTAAAATACAATAAAACCTACATTTAGATTGATGGCATACCTAATTAAGTAATGTTTAGCACAAATATAGAGTAATCTGTTTAGTGGCAAGAATTCTATGCAGAAAAAGAAACCTAAAACTTAAGCTTTTTAGATATTTAGAAACCTCATGAACGAATTGTATCGATCCTCCATCATATCTTTCATATCATCTTCACGAACATAGGTCGTTTTTATGGTGTAATCGTAGCGCAAAAAAGTTTGTATTATCGAAGTAATATTTGTTCGGTTTATTTTAATTGTCAACTCAATTTTTCTTGAATCCGTGGATGAAGTAACATATAAACTGAGAATTTTAGCATCGTTACTCTCTACAATTCTTGATATTTCACTTAAAGAATAATCAACTGAATTAAGTTCCAACACGACTATTCCTCCAGGTTCACGAACGGAAAAAATTCTTTCAATGTATTGCATCAAATCGTTTAATGTTATAAGACCAACATAGGTTTTCTCATCTTCCAAAACTGGTATCACAGTCAATTTAAGCCTTGAAATAATCTCTATTACTTCGTAGATATGATGATTTTCGTTTACATAAGGACTAAACAAGGATAACTTTTGATCGCCAATAGGTTCTTCTGCTTTGTTTAAATCGTAAATATCATTGTCTGAAATTAAGCCCAGAAACTCATCGCCCTTAACTATTGGCAAATGAGAAACTCTGAAAATCTCCATCCAGTTAAGAGCTTGAATCCCGGTATCGGTTTCCCGTAATACCGGAACAACATCAGAAATTAAATCTTTTGCTATCATACATACCTGTTTTCTAGGAATTACTTTTAATTTTGCCTTAAGGGGAATTTAATTATACAAAGTAAGTTTGTATCTTTTTTTCACCTAATTATTCGTCCTATAAAGTTT is a genomic window containing:
- a CDS encoding DUF6089 family protein, with protein sequence MYKLILGILFFAIGNSAFSQTKAELGFFGGVSYYMGDINPQKQFYSNSVALGGIYRYNFNSRYSLRAGMLFSGLKAEDKDFNNSYQQARGASFKTDLVDLSLQVEFNFQSFWSPKKTKSQTLVPYLTGGIGYIAPSSTSSSFTIPMGVGVKTNLTGRWTAALEWSFRKSFTDDLDHLDDPNDLNKSSLVHNNDWASFFGVIISYKLFPDNEECHSYDRFVK
- the bamA gene encoding outer membrane protein assembly factor BamA, which gives rise to MIKRLTFIFTLFLSFSALAQETDTIYNPVTHYSSPKSYELGGVTVTGVKHLENNVLVQISGLRVGSMIEVPGEKVTNAINKLYKQGLFSDIQITATKEIGNKIYLNIQLQERPRLSLVNYNGTSKSETTKLKERLKLMKGTQVTDYLVTNTKTIVEGYFKEKGFYNTIVSVIQRDDSAEENSVILDVNIDRNNKIKIKNIFVEGNTAFTDKKVKKAIKDSKEKTLRNFLKSSKYIEEKWNEDKLTLIEKYNEKGYRDALVLSDSIEQVSEDRVNIHVKVKEGNQYFFNNIDWVGNTVYTGYWLQRVLQIKKGDVYNQTLLDERLTSDDDAVSNQYLDKGYLFFNVNPVETVIGKDSINLEMRIVEGKQATIDRVNIIGNTKTHEHVARRELYTYPGELFSKSDIIRSVRELAQLGHFDPEAISPDVKPHPESGTVDINYKLEEKANDQIELSGGWGAGMIIGTVGLKFSNFSIRNIFNKEAWSPLPTGDGQTLSIRAQTNGSYYNSYSMSFTEPWLGGKKPTSLSTSIYYSQQTGYSRSYSRNYSYGGMGGNSDQSQKVFGASVGLARRLKWPDNYFSLYNEVSYQNYRLKDWQYYLISDGTSNNFSFTTTLSRSSIDNPLYTRRGSSFSLSVKLTPPFSFFDNVNYGSGNTSDQERYKWIEYHKWVFKGKMYSSLLNSTDKLVLYTGTEFGYLGYYNKDKRSPFEGFEVGGDGMSGYSMYGSDNIGLRGYENGSLTPVSATGRRLGGNIYSKFTAEVRYPLSLSQSATIYALAFAEAGNAWYDFEDFQPFNLKRSAGVGLRIFLPMFGLLGIDYGYGFDEANQTGQNGGQFHFVIGQQF
- a CDS encoding CBS domain-containing protein, giving the protein MIAKDLISDVVPVLRETDTGIQALNWMEIFRVSHLPIVKGDEFLGLISDNDIYDLNKAEEPIGDQKLSLFSPYVNENHHIYEVIEIISRLKLTVIPVLEDEKTYVGLITLNDLMQYIERIFSVREPGGIVVLELNSVDYSLSEISRIVESNDAKILSLYVTSSTDSRKIELTIKINRTNITSIIQTFLRYDYTIKTTYVREDDMKDMMEDRYNSFMRFLNI
- the murI gene encoding glutamate racemase — protein: MIKNSQPIGVFDSGYGGLTVLNELLKSLPEYDFIYLGDNARSPYGTRSFDVVYDYTLEAVEQLFSMGCELVILACNTASAKALRTIQQRDLPKINSNRRVLGVIRPSVEEVSKITKSKHIGVMGTVGTIRSNSYPMEIAKLFPDVVVVQEACPMWVPLVENNEIETAGGRYFIKKNIDSLLAKDPLIDSIILGCTHYPLMKSEIQKMLPDHIQLVSQGEIVARSLKDYLFRHPEMDVRCSKNSICEFFTTEFVDSFEEKAGRFLNITLKAQHISY
- a CDS encoding OmpH family outer membrane protein — translated: MRHFLKVTLLAIILSAGSSTFAQTLKFGHIDSNKLLSIMPEKEQAQKQIQAAAAEYDAQIKAMREEYQTLVNAYVEKRETLSEAVRANKEKEIQDLQNRMQTFDGFAQQELQKKQNELLKPIFDKASAAIKAVGAENGFIYVFDISTGVILFNSNNSVDIMPLVKTKLGIL
- a CDS encoding NAD kinase produces the protein MKIALFGKSFNESFTESFIMMFDVFVRHKIEVIIYEPFYDFLIREINFKPPVQTCFHSNKDLDKEVDFFFSIGGDGTFLDAVTFVRDSGIPLVGINSGRLGFMADIAQDEIPQALADIVAGDYSFEERNLLRLETSRNGLFEEFNYALNEFTVHKTDSASMITIHTYLNNEYLNSYWADGLIIATPTGSTAYSLSVGGPILIPNTQNFIISPISPHNLTVRPIVVPNHHEITLRVEGRSDSYLASLDSRSCTFESSIELKIRRADFRIKVLKLKTHSFYGTLRNKLMWGADKRN
- a CDS encoding OmpH family outer membrane protein, which produces MKRLVLIIGCVCVLIGNLYSQQRYGFVDTEYILDKMPDYKNAQEQLDQISSNWQIEIEKIASEIKDLQAKFRADEVFLSSEMREKREKEIFSMEISAQKLQQKYFGINGDLYKKRQELIKPIQDDIYEAIKEIAKDGTYGMIIDRANGPTIIYSNQKFDLSDKVLYKLGIRTN
- a CDS encoding isoprenyl transferase; protein product: MSFKDKIVKEKLPTHLAIIMDGNGRWAKMRGEHRIVGHQNGVEAVRQTVEAAGELGISYLTLYAFSTENWNRPQDEVLGLMSLLVEAIENETPTLMKNNVRLQAIGDLASLPIEVREKLQGTISNTSGNSGLTLVLALSYSSRWEIVNAVKNIASLVQNGEISLDEINSDLFSNQLTTKGIPDPELLIRTSGESRISNFLLWQIAYSELYFTELFWPDFNKEELYKALFDYQNRERRFGKISEQIKDK